In one window of Erythrolamprus reginae isolate rEryReg1 chromosome 1, rEryReg1.hap1, whole genome shotgun sequence DNA:
- the LOC139170366 gene encoding acyl-coenzyme A thioesterase 3-like translates to MAAPRVLVLPSPACLYDDPVQVKIEGLSRFHEVTVAASLVDESGNLFQSRAYYRAGGDGELDLSCSPSLGGSYSGVEPMGLLWTLESTTPHKRLRKRNVFTPFWVTYEVYGGRGVSGSPLCSCRSKRRFMAEGVRRVPVREGRLGATLFCPPELYPPETYDISEDGSFDILEDKTAEKVPWIPLDPLNPDLKQYTEYAQAKPLRCIVKSGEMLYLPSLWFHHVQQSHGCIAVNYWYDMEYDLKYSYYQLLDSLTKAAQPILDSS, encoded by the exons ATGGCGGCGCCCCGCGTTCTGGTCTTGCCTTCCCCCGCCTGCCTGTATGACGACCCCGTCCAGGTGAAGATCGAGGGCCTCTCCCGCTTCCACGAGGTCACCGTCGCGGCCTCTTTGGTGGATGAAAGCGGCAACCTTTTCCAGTCGCGCGCTTACTATCGGGCCGGGGGCGACGGGGAACTGGACCTCAGCTGCTCCCCGTCGCTGGGCGGCAGCTACTCCGGGGTCGAGCCCATGGGTTTGCTGTGGACGCTGGAATCCACGACGCCCCACAAGAGGCTGAGGAAGAGGAACGTCTTCACCCCTTTCTGGGTCACCTACGAGGTATACGGCGGCCGCGGAGTCTCCGGCTCGCCCCTTTGCAGCTGCCGCAGCAAGAGGCGCTTCATGGCCGAAGGCGTGCGGAGAGTGCCCGTGCGAGAAGGCCGCCTCGGAGCCACGCTCTTCTGTCCGCCCG AGTTATATCCACCAGAAACTTACGACATCTCAGAAGATGGGTCATTTGATATTCTGGAAGATAAAACAGCAGAGAAG GTACCCTGGATCCCTTTAGATCCTTTAAATCCAGATCTGAAACAATACACAGAATATGCTCAGGCAAAGCCTTTAAGATGTATTGTGAAGTCTGGTGAAATGTTGTATCTTCCTTCTCTTTGGTTCCATCATGTTCAGCAATCACATGGCTGCATAGCAG tGAATTATTGGTATGATATGGAATATGATCTAAAATACTCCTATTATCAGCTGTTGGATTCTCTCACTAAAGCTGCACAACCGATCTTGGATTCCTCTTGA
- the LOC139170350 gene encoding peroxisomal succinyl-coenzyme A thioesterase-like, translating into MAAARVLVLPSPSCLYDDPVQVKIEGLSPFQEVTVAASLVDESGNLFQSRAYYRAGGDGELDLSCSPSLGGSYSGVEPMGLLWTLESTTPHRRLRKRNVLTSFWVTYEVYGGRGVSGSPLCSCLSERRFMAEGVQRVPVREGRLRATLFCPPGPGPFPALIDLYGSGGGLVEYRASLLASRGFVTLAVAFLDFEDLPDFPEFLDLDYFGEAIEFLQKQQKVKSMNIGVLGLSKGADLAVALAAFYPDIQAAVSISGTGVNVLIPLKVKRHIIPPHPYDWEKAKVADVPNALNISEIMDDPKDPSTWPCRIPVERSFSKYLFLCGQDDQNLKSQMFCQEAVSRLQQNGRHVEFYCYPGAGHLLEPPYMPLCYISFHKILGTLLVWGGKWKEHAEAQEDAWRRILAFFRQHLRVPSLKSTL; encoded by the exons ATGGCGGCGGCGCGCGTTCTGGTCTTGCCTTCCCCCTCCTGCCTGTACGACGACCCCGTCCAGGTGAAGATCGAGGGCCTCTCCCCCTTCCAGGAGGTCACCGTCGCGGCCTCTTTGGTGGATGAAAGCGGCAACCTTTTCCAGTCGCGCGCTTACTATCGGGCCGGGGGCGACGGGGAACTGGACCTCAGCTGCTCCCCGTCGCTGGGCGGCAGCTACTCCGGGGTCGAGCCCATGGGTTTGCTGTGGACGCTGGAATCCACGACGCCCCACAGGAGGCTGAGGAAGAGGAACGTCCTCACCTCTTTCTGGGTCACCTACGAGGTGTACGGTGGGCGCGGAGTCTCCGGCTCGCCCCTTTGCAGCTGCCTCAGCGAGAGACGCTTCATGGCCGAAGGCGTGCAGAGAGTGCCCGTGCGAGAAGGCCGCCTCAGAGCCACGCTCTTCTGCCCGCCCG GCCCTGGGCCTTTCCCAGCACTTATTGACTTGTATGGATCTGGAGGCGGACTGGTGGAGTATAGAGCAAGTCTTTTGGCAAGCAGAGGTTTTGTTACACTGGCGGTTGCTTTTTTAGATTTTGAAGATCTCCCAGATTTCCCAGAGTTCCTTGACTTAGATTATTTTGGTGAAGCAATAGAGTTCTTGCAAAAGCAACAAAAG GTTAAATCTATGAATATTGGAGTTCTGGGACTATCTAAAGGTGCAGATCTCGCTGTTGCTTTAGCTGCATTTTACCCAGACATTCAAGCGGCCGTCAGCATTTCTGGCACAGGGGTAAATGTTTTGATCCCCTTGAAAGTGAAAAGACACATCATTCCACCTCATCCTTATGATTGGGAGAAGGCCAAAGTTGCTGATGTTCCGAATGCATTGAATATTAGTGAAATAATGGATGATCCCAAAGACCCATCGACCTGGCCATGCCGCATCCCTGTTGAAAGGTCCTTCAGCAAGTACCTCTTCCTATGTGGTCAGGATGACCAAAACTTGAAAAGTCAGATGTTCTGCCAAGAAGCTGTTAGTCGCCTTCAGCAGAATGGGCGTCATGTGGAGTTCTATTGCTATCCTGGAGCTGGGCACCTCTTGGAGCCTCCTTATATGCCCTTGTGCTATATTTCATTTCACAAGATTTTGGGGACCCTTCTAGTCTGGGGTGGAAAGTGGAAAGAACACGCAGAGGCACAGGAAGATGCCTGGCGAAGAATATTGGCCTTTTTTAGACAACACTTGCGGGTGCCAAGTTTGAAAAGTACTTTATAG